A single genomic interval of uncultured Desulfobacter sp. harbors:
- a CDS encoding TIGR04211 family SH3 domain-containing protein, whose protein sequence is MMKLFPRICAVVLIIIGATAICHAQTAYVSDMLILTFRKGPGPGYPVISAIKSDTPLTIIKENNGYLKVELSSGEQGWVDKKYVVTDPPKSIIIERLKKENAALEDKIRVLTEQTDQAAMAQLEKENQTLTQNIETLKSQYAALKTAAANVSDTLEENKRLKTRNASLSGEIAQQKENNGFMFKTGMIKWFLAGVGVLLLGWVIGLSVSSRKGGSGSLLD, encoded by the coding sequence ATGATGAAACTATTTCCACGGATTTGTGCGGTTGTTCTAATTATCATCGGGGCCACAGCGATATGCCATGCCCAGACCGCTTATGTCTCTGATATGCTGATTCTCACATTCAGGAAGGGACCAGGCCCCGGCTATCCTGTAATATCGGCGATAAAAAGTGATACCCCTTTAACTATAATTAAAGAAAACAACGGATACCTTAAGGTGGAACTTTCATCCGGGGAGCAAGGATGGGTAGATAAAAAATATGTTGTAACAGATCCACCCAAATCAATAATCATAGAGCGGTTAAAAAAAGAAAATGCCGCCCTTGAAGACAAAATCAGGGTCTTGACGGAACAGACAGACCAAGCGGCCATGGCTCAGCTTGAAAAAGAGAACCAGACGCTGACCCAAAATATTGAAACCTTAAAATCACAATACGCCGCGCTTAAAACCGCAGCCGCCAATGTAAGCGATACGTTAGAAGAAAATAAACGCCTTAAAACCCGGAACGCATCTTTGTCCGGCGAAATAGCCCAGCAAAAGGAAAATAATGGATTTATGTTTAAAACCGGCATGATTAAATGGTTTCTTGCCGGTGTCGGTGTGCTTCTTCTTGGCTGGGTTATTGGCCTGAGTGTATCTTCCAGGAAAGGTGGTTCAGGCTCATTGCTGGATTGA
- the rfaE1 gene encoding D-glycero-beta-D-manno-heptose-7-phosphate kinase: MINIDKFKDLRVLVIGDLMLDEYLWGTVDRISPEAPVPVVAVEKESHTLGGAGNVINNLSAMGAKVFAMGSVGTGQAGCSVLKKLEALSVDVTGVISEPDRPTTRKTRIIASSQQMLRIDREIRRNISAHTLDALTRILAGYIDKMNLVIISDYDKGLVTRELVARIVELAKKSGVMTLADPKSMDFSKYTGVTVLTPNKKEAAIAAGIQIQTPEEMEEAAAKLMAVADLEKLLITCGKAGMVLYETGKPSVAIASKARQVFDVSGAGDTVISLLGLGLASGATFKAAAGLANLAAGIVVAKVGTATASIDELKQCVKINV; encoded by the coding sequence ATGATAAACATTGATAAATTTAAAGATCTGCGTGTACTTGTCATCGGGGACTTAATGCTCGATGAGTATCTGTGGGGAACGGTTGACAGGATCTCACCGGAGGCCCCTGTGCCTGTGGTGGCCGTGGAAAAGGAAAGCCATACACTGGGCGGGGCCGGTAATGTTATAAATAACCTTTCAGCCATGGGTGCGAAGGTCTTTGCCATGGGGAGCGTGGGTACGGGTCAGGCAGGTTGCAGTGTTTTAAAAAAGCTTGAAGCTTTAAGCGTTGATGTCACAGGCGTGATCAGTGAGCCGGACCGTCCCACAACACGGAAAACAAGAATCATCGCCTCCAGTCAGCAGATGCTTCGCATCGACAGGGAAATCAGGCGCAATATCAGTGCCCATACGCTTGACGCATTAACCCGGATTCTTGCCGGTTACATCGACAAAATGAATCTTGTTATAATTTCAGATTATGATAAGGGCCTTGTAACCCGTGAGCTTGTAGCCCGTATTGTTGAACTGGCAAAAAAATCAGGGGTAATGACCCTGGCAGATCCCAAGTCCATGGATTTTTCCAAATACACGGGGGTAACCGTTTTAACCCCAAATAAAAAAGAAGCTGCAATTGCCGCCGGTATACAGATTCAAACGCCCGAAGAGATGGAAGAGGCTGCAGCAAAACTCATGGCCGTGGCCGACCTTGAAAAACTTCTGATTACATGCGGAAAGGCCGGTATGGTTCTCTATGAAACCGGAAAGCCTTCTGTGGCCATTGCATCCAAAGCAAGGCAGGTCTTTGACGTGTCCGGGGCCGGAGATACGGTTATCTCTCTTTTAGGCCTGGGACTGGCATCCGGCGCCACGTTTAAAGCGGCTGCCGGGTTAGCCAATCTTGCGGCAGGCATTGTGGTGGCCAAAGTAGGTACGGCAACCGCATCAATTGATGAGCTAAAACAATGCGTTAAAATTAATGTTTGA
- a CDS encoding DNA integrity scanning protein DisA nucleotide-binding domain protein, with product MNQDSFKKLCIANILNGVSDGLRRYSNPSRVALLFAPGPDDPVQVFDPQNLLLGHETVLNEVFLVHEERWRQHIGKQIEDQPKGHLIPLENLDLSGLIAYAGASSDFFYQVWFTEHHPDMCSIKPTEKWLEQAATLLVHDYTSCNPPINCSDYVVKNYALQAIADYMVDERNSHLGYDTKIQIPTILNHILSISKTKEEGAWARGVLFFTDPVNIDTIDFLTMFQRNERPVISNIKHIRKLLISVERSNRKLVSDGNYVVGITLAPVPEYAIIADFKGDHGFLSMGTHKIASFCDGNFYSTTRENKLVELEELLLDSQLEIEAAGTLFSVVSGLIHKAGHSHYGSTVVIDMNDEPLVLSGHVLDPPLSLLDSDNYDLAAAFMRIDGAVQITPDAKIRGFGCLLDGQSVTWENMARGARYNSALRFSATTSKVIVVIVSADRPISIIYNGIELNGISRWKPIYQYIPKILTLEQHLNGVQI from the coding sequence ATGAATCAGGATTCTTTCAAAAAATTATGTATTGCCAATATCCTTAACGGGGTGTCTGACGGGTTGCGTCGATATTCCAATCCTAGCCGTGTTGCCCTGCTGTTTGCACCGGGGCCGGATGATCCAGTTCAGGTGTTTGACCCCCAGAATCTTTTGTTAGGGCATGAAACCGTACTTAATGAAGTCTTTCTTGTTCACGAAGAACGCTGGCGGCAGCATATTGGAAAGCAGATTGAAGATCAACCCAAAGGCCATCTGATCCCTCTGGAAAATCTAGATTTATCAGGACTTATTGCGTATGCAGGCGCAAGCAGTGATTTTTTTTACCAGGTCTGGTTCACCGAGCACCATCCTGACATGTGTTCCATCAAACCAACCGAAAAATGGCTGGAACAAGCGGCGACCTTGCTTGTCCATGATTATACCTCGTGTAATCCGCCCATCAACTGTTCGGATTATGTGGTTAAAAATTATGCGCTCCAGGCCATAGCCGATTATATGGTGGATGAACGCAACAGTCACCTGGGATATGATACCAAAATCCAAATTCCAACGATTCTAAATCATATTCTTTCCATTTCAAAAACCAAGGAAGAGGGTGCCTGGGCAAGGGGCGTTCTTTTTTTTACGGATCCGGTCAATATAGACACCATTGATTTTTTGACCATGTTTCAGCGCAATGAAAGGCCGGTAATTTCAAACATCAAACATATCAGAAAACTTCTTATCAGTGTGGAGCGGTCAAATCGTAAACTGGTTTCCGACGGCAATTATGTTGTGGGTATCACATTAGCCCCTGTGCCCGAGTATGCCATTATCGCTGATTTCAAGGGAGATCACGGCTTTTTGAGTATGGGCACCCATAAAATCGCTTCATTTTGTGACGGCAATTTTTATTCCACCACCAGGGAAAATAAGCTGGTGGAGCTGGAAGAATTGCTTTTGGATTCACAGCTTGAGATCGAAGCTGCCGGTACCTTATTCAGTGTTGTTTCCGGGTTGATACACAAGGCAGGACATTCACATTACGGCAGTACCGTGGTAATCGATATGAACGATGAACCACTGGTACTGTCCGGCCATGTGCTGGACCCCCCTTTATCTCTTCTGGATTCTGATAATTATGATCTGGCCGCGGCATTCATGCGCATTGACGGTGCAGTTCAAATAACACCGGATGCCAAAATCCGCGGATTCGGCTGTCTTTTGGACGGGCAATCCGTTACCTGGGAAAACATGGCCCGGGGTGCCAGATACAACTCGGCATTGAGATTTTCCGCCACAACATCAAAAGTGATTGTGGTTATCGTTTCTGCCGACAGACCTATTTCAATTATATATAACGGTATTGAATTGAACGGCATATCAAGGTGGAAACCTATTTACCAGTATATACCGAAAATATTAACCCTTGAACAGCACTTGAACGGTGTGCAGATATGA
- the nagZ gene encoding beta-N-acetylhexosaminidase, with product MIQFNFQSLPDLAGQRLMFGFDGQTLNSELKHLIKEYRTGGIILFRPNIESADQLRRLCMDARKYALDQGLPGLFIAVDQEGGQVARLRKPFTEFPGNPHMNTREDAREFARITASELSDMGINMNMAPVMDVVPPDVDSIMKDRAFAGDANRVSQLGTTVIQGLQKGGVMAVAKHFPGIGRTVKDSHFFLPELDAELSDLKQTDLVPFEAAKKAQVSGIMLSHILYPKLDSLWQASLSKTIAYDLLRTDMGYQGLVMTDDLDMKAIRHDMDTCIHRIMTAQIDMALVCHTGPNIAEARDAVMRYLEKDRELYESGRTCVKRILAAKGNDFLVDTIFLARALNLAPARIHSLEQEQD from the coding sequence ATGATTCAATTTAATTTTCAATCACTACCGGATCTGGCCGGACAGCGTCTGATGTTCGGGTTTGACGGTCAGACACTTAATTCTGAATTAAAACATCTGATAAAGGAATACAGAACCGGGGGGATAATCCTGTTCCGGCCCAATATTGAATCTGCAGACCAGTTGCGCCGTTTGTGCATGGATGCCCGAAAATATGCCCTGGATCAAGGTTTGCCGGGTCTGTTTATTGCCGTGGACCAGGAAGGCGGGCAGGTGGCAAGGCTGCGCAAGCCGTTTACTGAATTTCCCGGCAATCCCCATATGAACACCCGTGAAGATGCCCGGGAATTTGCCCGGATTACAGCATCAGAGCTGTCTGACATGGGCATTAACATGAATATGGCGCCGGTTATGGATGTGGTCCCGCCGGATGTGGATTCCATCATGAAAGACCGGGCGTTTGCAGGGGATGCAAACCGTGTGTCCCAACTGGGCACTACGGTAATTCAGGGACTTCAAAAGGGCGGGGTCATGGCTGTGGCCAAACATTTTCCCGGTATCGGTAGAACAGTCAAGGATTCCCATTTTTTCCTGCCTGAGCTGGATGCGGAACTGTCCGATTTAAAACAGACAGATCTGGTCCCCTTTGAAGCCGCAAAAAAGGCTCAGGTTTCAGGGATTATGCTGTCCCATATCCTTTACCCCAAGCTGGATTCACTCTGGCAGGCCAGTCTGTCAAAGACCATTGCATACGATCTATTAAGAACGGATATGGGATACCAGGGTCTTGTCATGACCGACGATCTTGACATGAAGGCCATCCGTCATGATATGGATACCTGTATTCACAGGATCATGACCGCACAAATCGACATGGCGCTTGTCTGCCACACCGGCCCCAATATAGCTGAAGCCAGGGACGCCGTGATGCGATATCTTGAAAAGGACAGGGAACTGTATGAATCAGGCCGGACCTGCGTGAAAAGGATTTTAGCGGCCAAAGGAAACGATTTCTTGGTTGATACTATTTTTCTTGCTCGTGCTCTTAATCTTGCTCCTGCTCGGATTCACAGTCTGGAGCAAGAGCAAGATTAA
- a CDS encoding LOG family protein, whose product MDIPQIVSPDGYIDTIALRTSEEAQMDVRFLFPKVSDYIVSSLKEGKPWFFSGRSGNAQIGLLTDTHMPGETPPTPEIDGSKILLSGIIRNLNPLLTNALDFFETGDEIGRLVVMDPELRIRDVRHYLHKRLFVGNRVGKGYYEGFDICQETDALTGKTCDYIEVALSSFQYCFEPAAMIRSSISAVIKKGRSALNAIRSRVPMDPNHTVLNPNELFVGAIKISLGDIYGIIDAVVSPEKDDIVHLPARVLDPFRTFRNRQVELYHLGKTPVPLGDIRIRIRFFRSHNPLTVPLEKARVQEGYRLCDLLTHAEVSNLFKILDENSMGLILNKGNFIQVPRAQDTKGEAQLEIIKNCLAKSTQRRHEPAIPPTIGDRFKETLGKLSVLGGVNSRVFIGRQFPEREVVDALRRTGLCTFLINAENPSFDDDDIRHMIALTHAGQDRCEFMRYDPVIGKLYSFYHGCFMEPDDWERFDQVRFWFAFYGSHTKAVDNRLTIDLINRLALRLGDEMGIVHGGGPGLMKEANDLARRHNIMSIGIAIELEGENQASLTTCDGLIKYNEGQRLSRQDHLQKLSNLPVINTGGYGSAEELSITITSMKIHENPLAPIILLDRDNLWENARKQTQKIADKKYGPAFTPHLVKSCKNAAQAETHLIEFLTDPDLWYKKNKIPTESVEKARSKAVRIRRSFLYIDNMEVFCSPSPRLSSVSGHENNKEYE is encoded by the coding sequence ATGGACATACCCCAGATAGTCAGTCCGGACGGTTATATTGATACCATTGCCCTCCGTACCTCCGAAGAAGCGCAGATGGATGTTCGATTTTTGTTCCCCAAAGTGTCGGATTATATTGTATCATCCCTAAAGGAAGGCAAACCCTGGTTTTTTTCCGGCAGAAGCGGCAATGCCCAAATAGGCCTGCTTACGGATACCCATATGCCCGGAGAAACCCCGCCGACGCCGGAAATTGACGGATCAAAGATTCTGCTTTCCGGTATAATTCGAAATCTGAACCCCCTTTTAACCAATGCCCTGGATTTTTTTGAGACCGGGGACGAAATCGGCCGTCTCGTGGTCATGGACCCGGAATTACGCATCCGGGATGTCCGCCATTACCTCCATAAACGGCTTTTTGTAGGTAACCGGGTGGGCAAGGGTTATTATGAAGGTTTTGATATCTGCCAGGAAACCGATGCGCTAACCGGAAAAACGTGCGATTATATTGAGGTGGCGCTCTCGTCTTTTCAGTATTGTTTTGAGCCGGCAGCCATGATCCGATCCAGCATTAGCGCGGTGATTAAAAAAGGGCGAAGCGCCCTGAATGCCATCCGGTCCAGGGTGCCCATGGATCCAAATCATACCGTCCTCAATCCGAATGAACTTTTTGTGGGGGCGATCAAAATCTCTTTGGGTGACATTTACGGGATAATTGATGCCGTAGTCAGCCCGGAAAAAGATGATATTGTACATCTGCCCGCCAGGGTGCTGGATCCTTTCCGCACCTTCAGGAACCGGCAGGTGGAACTGTATCATCTCGGAAAAACTCCGGTTCCCTTGGGTGATATCCGTATCCGTATCCGTTTTTTCAGAAGTCACAACCCATTGACCGTCCCCCTGGAAAAGGCCAGGGTGCAGGAAGGGTACCGGCTGTGCGATCTGCTCACCCATGCCGAGGTATCCAATTTGTTTAAAATTCTGGATGAAAATTCCATGGGCCTAATCCTGAATAAGGGTAATTTCATTCAGGTGCCCCGGGCCCAGGATACCAAAGGGGAGGCCCAGCTGGAGATCATTAAAAACTGTCTGGCAAAAAGTACCCAACGCCGCCATGAACCCGCTATACCACCCACGATCGGCGACAGGTTCAAGGAGACCCTTGGCAAGCTGTCCGTATTAGGCGGGGTCAATTCCCGGGTATTCATCGGCCGGCAGTTTCCTGAACGGGAAGTGGTGGATGCGCTGCGAAGAACCGGGTTGTGCACATTTCTTATAAATGCGGAAAATCCGAGTTTCGACGACGACGATATACGGCATATGATCGCTTTGACCCATGCCGGGCAGGATAGATGTGAGTTTATGCGGTACGATCCAGTGATCGGCAAGTTGTATTCATTTTACCATGGGTGCTTCATGGAGCCTGACGACTGGGAGCGCTTTGACCAGGTAAGGTTCTGGTTTGCCTTTTACGGATCACATACAAAGGCTGTGGACAACCGCCTGACCATTGACCTGATCAATCGTCTGGCCCTGCGTTTAGGTGATGAAATGGGCATTGTCCACGGTGGCGGCCCCGGCCTGATGAAGGAAGCCAATGATCTGGCCCGCCGGCATAATATCATGAGCATAGGCATCGCCATTGAATTGGAAGGGGAAAACCAGGCGTCTTTAACCACCTGTGACGGATTGATTAAATATAATGAAGGCCAGCGCCTATCCCGCCAGGATCATTTGCAGAAACTGAGCAACCTGCCTGTCATCAACACCGGTGGATACGGCAGTGCCGAGGAGTTGAGCATCACGATCACATCCATGAAAATTCATGAAAATCCTCTGGCACCCATTATTCTTTTGGACCGGGATAACTTATGGGAAAACGCCCGGAAGCAGACCCAGAAAATTGCAGATAAAAAATACGGCCCCGCGTTCACCCCCCATCTTGTGAAATCCTGTAAAAATGCAGCCCAGGCAGAAACCCATCTGATTGAATTTTTAACAGATCCGGACCTCTGGTATAAAAAGAATAAAATACCGACCGAAAGTGTGGAAAAGGCAAGAAGCAAGGCGGTAAGGATCAGGCGTTCCTTTTTGTACATTGACAATATGGAGGTATTTTGTTCCCCCAGTCCGCGTCTCTCATCGGTATCGGGTCATGAAAACAATAAGGAGTATGAATAA
- a CDS encoding homoserine dehydrogenase — MKTIHIGLLGFGVVGAGVTKLLKEKKELLESRIGACLNLKTIADLDITTDRGVDLTGTQLITDATSVINDPDIDIIVELIGGQTVARDFILKILENKKHVVTANKALLAGFGNELVRIAEKNQVDLAFEASCGGCMPVIKSLRESLVANNIQAMCGILNGTCNYILSKMTQDGSQFEDALKKAQELGFAEAEPSLDVDGYDTAHKLAILSALAHGMEINLDDIHVEGIRNIGPDDIGFAGDFGYTIKLLAIGKKHENHVEARVHPTMIPCSNPLSHVDRSMNAIAIDADATGRTMLYGHGAGMMPTASAVLSDIVDIARNIIAGTPRRVPTLGYPEENIQKIPILPMAQLSTRYYLRFEAQDSPGVLSTISGILGENDISIKSVHQKGRNADGQVPIVMLTHLAKECRVQEALAKIIQTDCVVGQPVVIRIEEDDTE; from the coding sequence ATGAAAACAATTCATATCGGCTTACTTGGATTTGGTGTAGTAGGGGCAGGCGTGACAAAACTGCTCAAGGAAAAAAAAGAACTGCTTGAATCCCGGATCGGCGCCTGTCTAAATCTTAAAACCATTGCTGACCTTGATATTACAACGGATCGGGGTGTTGATCTGACGGGCACTCAACTAATAACCGATGCCACATCAGTTATTAATGACCCTGACATTGACATCATTGTGGAGCTTATCGGCGGACAAACCGTAGCAAGGGATTTCATTCTTAAGATTCTTGAAAACAAAAAGCATGTGGTGACAGCAAACAAGGCACTTTTGGCAGGTTTTGGTAATGAGTTGGTTCGCATTGCCGAAAAGAATCAGGTGGATTTGGCGTTTGAAGCGTCCTGTGGGGGATGCATGCCTGTCATAAAAAGCCTGAGGGAATCTTTGGTTGCCAACAACATCCAAGCCATGTGTGGCATCCTCAACGGGACCTGTAATTATATCCTAAGCAAGATGACCCAGGACGGTTCCCAGTTTGAGGATGCCTTGAAAAAGGCTCAGGAGCTGGGGTTTGCCGAAGCTGAACCGTCCCTGGATGTGGATGGATATGATACGGCCCATAAACTTGCCATCTTAAGTGCCCTGGCCCATGGTATGGAAATCAACCTTGATGATATCCATGTGGAAGGCATCCGGAACATCGGTCCGGATGATATCGGGTTTGCCGGAGACTTTGGCTATACCATTAAACTGCTTGCCATCGGTAAAAAACATGAGAACCATGTTGAAGCCCGGGTACATCCGACCATGATTCCCTGTTCCAATCCTTTGTCCCATGTGGATCGATCCATGAATGCCATTGCCATTGATGCAGACGCCACAGGACGAACCATGCTTTACGGTCACGGAGCAGGCATGATGCCCACAGCCTCTGCTGTTCTTTCGGATATAGTCGATATTGCCAGAAACATCATCGCCGGCACCCCGCGCAGGGTTCCCACTTTGGGGTATCCCGAAGAAAATATTCAAAAAATACCTATACTTCCCATGGCCCAGTTATCCACCCGGTATTATCTGCGCTTTGAGGCCCAGGACTCTCCGGGAGTTCTGTCCACCATCTCAGGCATTTTAGGTGAAAATGACATCAGCATCAAATCCGTCCATCAAAAAGGGCGCAATGCCGATGGTCAGGTGCCCATTGTCATGCTGACCCACCTGGCAAAGGAATGCAGAGTTCAGGAGGCCCTTGCCAAAATTATTCAAACCGACTGCGTGGTGGGACAACCCGTCGTTATCCGCATTGAAGAAGATGACACGGAGTAG
- the thrH gene encoding bifunctional phosphoserine phosphatase/homoserine phosphotransferase ThrH: protein MKILVADLEGVFLPEIWINVAEKTGIEELKLTTRDISDYDVLMTKRLSILDEHNLTLKDIQDVIATLDPLDGAKQMLDWIRKQTQIIILSDTFEEFAGPLMEKLDFPALLCHSLTVDATDRITGYNLRIDNQKARAVKALQGLNYHVIAFGDSYNDTGMILEADQGFFFKPPESITKDFPDIPITRSYDELKVMLSNLLAN from the coding sequence ATGAAAATACTTGTTGCAGATCTGGAAGGGGTCTTTTTGCCTGAAATCTGGATCAATGTGGCGGAAAAAACCGGGATTGAGGAACTTAAACTTACCACCCGGGATATCAGTGATTATGATGTACTCATGACCAAACGCCTGTCCATACTTGATGAACATAATCTAACGCTTAAAGATATCCAGGATGTCATTGCAACCCTTGACCCCCTCGACGGCGCAAAGCAGATGCTGGACTGGATCCGGAAACAGACCCAAATCATTATTCTGTCCGACACCTTTGAAGAGTTTGCAGGGCCGCTCATGGAAAAATTGGATTTTCCTGCGCTCCTTTGTCATAGCTTGACTGTGGACGCAACAGACCGGATCACCGGATACAATCTGAGAATCGATAATCAGAAAGCCCGGGCAGTCAAAGCCCTCCAAGGCCTGAACTACCACGTCATTGCATTTGGCGATTCCTACAATGATACCGGAATGATTCTGGAGGCAGACCAGGGCTTTTTCTTTAAGCCCCCTGAATCCATTACCAAGGATTTTCCTGATATTCCCATTACACGCTCCTATGATGAGCTTAAGGTTATGCTTTCTAATCTTCTGGCAAACTGA
- the tsaD gene encoding tRNA (adenosine(37)-N6)-threonylcarbamoyltransferase complex transferase subunit TsaD, translating into MLILGIESSCDETAAAVVEDGVRIRSSVVASQVSTHAIYGGVVPELASRMHIEAIDPVVDQALAQAGVGLDDIDGIAATQGPGLIGALLVGFSYAKALAWARNLPLAGVNHLEAHICSLQLLDNPPGFPFICLVVSGGHTNIYHVKGPGAFTLMGQTRDDAAGEAFDKVAKMMGLSYPGGPAIEALAKKGDPEKIKFPRSMLGKDNFDFSFSGLKSAVARHLHENPDMNEGRTAHVAAGFQMAVIDVLSTKLIAAARDKNCADIGIAGGVSANRTFVDILSERAKRHNINVFSPPLSLCGDNAAMIAVRGWEMIRDNQVCGLGDDVYSRVKFTVDTAN; encoded by the coding sequence ATGCTCATTCTCGGGATTGAATCCTCCTGCGACGAAACTGCGGCTGCAGTCGTGGAAGACGGTGTACGCATTCGTTCTTCTGTTGTGGCCTCCCAGGTATCTACCCATGCCATATACGGTGGTGTGGTGCCTGAACTTGCGTCACGAATGCACATTGAGGCCATAGACCCTGTGGTAGATCAGGCCCTGGCGCAAGCCGGTGTCGGCTTAGATGACATTGACGGCATTGCCGCTACCCAAGGCCCCGGACTGATAGGTGCGCTTCTAGTGGGATTTTCGTATGCCAAGGCATTGGCCTGGGCACGAAATCTGCCCCTGGCCGGTGTTAACCATCTTGAAGCCCATATCTGTTCTTTACAGCTTTTGGATAATCCCCCCGGCTTCCCATTCATCTGCCTTGTGGTGTCAGGTGGGCACACCAATATTTATCATGTAAAAGGACCCGGCGCATTCACCCTTATGGGCCAGACCCGGGATGATGCGGCAGGCGAAGCCTTTGATAAAGTGGCTAAAATGATGGGGTTAAGCTATCCAGGCGGACCTGCCATTGAAGCCCTGGCAAAAAAGGGGGACCCTGAAAAAATAAAATTTCCCAGAAGCATGCTTGGGAAAGACAACTTTGATTTCAGTTTCAGCGGGCTTAAATCTGCGGTGGCCCGGCACCTGCACGAAAATCCGGATATGAACGAAGGCCGGACTGCCCATGTGGCAGCCGGATTCCAGATGGCTGTCATTGATGTGTTATCCACCAAACTGATTGCCGCAGCCAGGGATAAAAATTGTGCCGACATCGGCATTGCAGGCGGGGTATCCGCCAACCGCACCTTTGTTGATATCCTTTCTGAAAGGGCTAAGCGGCATAATATCAACGTATTTTCACCCCCCTTATCCCTATGCGGAGATAATGCGGCCATGATTGCAGTCAGGGGTTGGGAAATGATCCGGGATAACCAGGTGTGCGGCCTTGGAGATGATGTGTATTCCCGGGTAAAATTTACGGTGGACACAGCCAACTAA
- the purM gene encoding phosphoribosylformylglycinamidine cyclo-ligase: protein MNDSLTYADSGVDIDKATRLVDRIKNIAKSTPRSGVMGEIGGFGGLFSLNLANISNPVLVSSTDGVGTKLKIAFQMNKHDTIGIDLVAMCVNDIIVQGAKPLFFLDYLAMGKLDNGVAEKIIEGIAQGCTLAGCALIGGETAEMPGMYQEGEYDLSGFSVGLVDNDKIIDGSYIRPGYKLIGIASSGVHSNGFSLVRKVFFDKCGYDVNTRIADLDTTLGEELLKPTIIYVSTILNLLRDLPVHGLVHITGGGIDENITRVIPKACKAIIHKESWRIPPIFNIIQREGNVPEHDMHRTFNNGIGMVVVVPENSAQDVMDRLGAMEEKAYLIGEILERENNENQTQYV from the coding sequence ATGAATGACTCTTTGACATATGCGGATTCCGGCGTTGATATTGATAAAGCCACCCGGCTTGTAGACCGGATAAAAAATATTGCCAAGTCCACCCCACGCAGCGGTGTAATGGGTGAAATTGGTGGTTTTGGGGGACTTTTTTCCTTAAACCTGGCCAATATTTCCAACCCGGTACTGGTTAGCTCCACGGACGGCGTGGGTACCAAGCTGAAAATCGCATTCCAGATGAACAAGCACGACACCATCGGCATAGATCTTGTCGCCATGTGCGTCAACGACATCATTGTCCAGGGCGCAAAGCCATTGTTTTTTTTGGATTATCTAGCCATGGGGAAACTGGACAACGGCGTGGCTGAAAAAATTATTGAAGGTATTGCCCAGGGCTGTACCCTGGCCGGATGTGCATTGATCGGCGGTGAAACTGCTGAAATGCCCGGCATGTATCAGGAAGGCGAATATGATCTGTCAGGTTTTTCCGTTGGTCTTGTTGACAATGATAAAATTATTGACGGCTCTTACATTCGCCCGGGATACAAACTTATCGGTATAGCCTCTTCGGGTGTTCACTCCAATGGCTTTTCTCTCGTGCGCAAAGTTTTTTTTGACAAATGCGGGTATGATGTCAACACACGGATAGCCGACCTGGACACCACCCTTGGAGAAGAACTGCTCAAGCCCACTATTATATATGTATCCACCATTCTAAATCTGCTGCGCGATCTGCCTGTTCACGGCTTGGTTCATATCACAGGCGGTGGTATAGATGAAAACATCACCCGGGTCATCCCCAAGGCATGCAAGGCTATTATCCACAAAGAGTCCTGGCGGATTCCACCCATATTCAACATCATCCAACGGGAAGGCAATGTGCCGGAACACGACATGCACAGAACCTTTAATAACGGCATCGGCATGGTGGTGGTGGTTCCTGAAAATTCCGCCCAGGACGTCATGGACAGACTGGGTGCCATGGAAGAAAAAGCGTATCTTATAGGTGAAATCCTGGAAAGGGAAAACAACGAGAACCAGACCCAGTATGTCTGA